One Fusobacterium nucleatum genomic window carries:
- a CDS encoding IS30 family transposase, with translation MIQQQYTTKRRKGQHLTLIERGKIEAFLKINMPKIQIASEIGISTRTLYREINRGMVKGLLNSDYSTYDAYSAEFAHKKYLEAMKGKEGTLKIGKNHKLIEYVENSMLNDRNSPYVALENAKKENIEVNICLKTLYNYIHKELFINFSEEDMIYKKDRRKQERGPKSIRKIGGKSIEERPEEINNRQELGHFEADTVLGKRGTKEAILVLTDRKTRLEMVRKIPDKTAESVIKELSKIITEYPGMIKSITSDNGGEFMRADKIEEENIAYYYAHSYSSWERGSNENNNKLIRRFIPKGTDISEISEEEIKRIEKWMNDYPRKIFNGKSANEMYLSEFTKYFS, from the coding sequence ATGATTCAACAACAGTATACAACAAAAAGAAGAAAAGGACAACATTTAACTTTAATTGAGAGAGGTAAAATTGAAGCTTTCTTAAAAATTAATATGCCTAAAATTCAAATTGCTTCTGAAATTGGTATTAGTACCAGAACTCTTTATCGCGAAATTAACAGAGGAATGGTAAAAGGACTTCTTAATTCTGATTATTCAACTTATGATGCTTATTCTGCTGAGTTTGCACATAAGAAATACTTAGAAGCTATGAAAGGTAAAGAAGGAACACTAAAAATTGGTAAAAACCATAAATTAATAGAATATGTTGAGAATTCTATGTTAAATGATAGAAATTCTCCATATGTAGCCTTAGAAAATGCTAAAAAAGAAAATATAGAAGTGAATATTTGTTTAAAAACTCTATATAATTACATACATAAGGAATTATTCATAAACTTTTCTGAAGAAGATATGATTTACAAAAAAGATAGAAGAAAACAAGAAAGAGGTCCAAAAAGTATAAGAAAGATTGGAGGCAAGAGTATAGAAGAAAGACCAGAAGAAATAAATAACAGACAAGAATTAGGACATTTTGAAGCAGATACTGTGTTAGGAAAAAGAGGAACAAAGGAAGCTATATTAGTATTAACAGATAGAAAAACAAGGCTAGAAATGGTAAGAAAGATACCTGATAAAACAGCAGAAAGTGTGATAAAAGAATTAAGTAAAATAATAACAGAGTATCCTGGAATGATAAAAAGTATAACAAGTGATAATGGTGGTGAATTTATGAGAGCAGACAAGATAGAGGAAGAAAATATCGCATATTATTATGCACATAGTTATAGTTCATGGGAAAGAGGAAGCAATGAGAATAATAACAAGTTAATAAGGAGATTTATTCCCAAAGGAACTGACATATCAGAGATAAGTGAAGAAGAAATTAAGCGAATAGAAAAGTGGATGAATGATTACCCAAGAAAAATATTTAATGGAAAAAGTGCAAATGAAATGTATTTAAGTGAATTTACTAAATATTTTTCATAA
- the clpB gene encoding ATP-dependent chaperone ClpB, translating into MMNPNQFTENTISAINLAVDISKGNMQQSIRPEALALGLLMQNNGLIPRVIEKMGLNLQYIISELEKEMNNYPKVEVKVSNENISLDQKTNAILNRAEMIMKEMEDSFLSVEHIFKAMIEEMPIFKRLGISLEKYMEVLMNIRGNRKVDNQNPEATYEVLEKYAKDLVELAREGKIDPIIGRDSEIRRAIQIISRRTKNDPILIGEPGVGKTAIVEGLAQRILNGDVPESLKNKKIFSLDMGALVAGAKYKGEFEERMKGVLKEVEESNGNIILFIDEIHTIVGAGKGEGSLDAGNMLKPMLARGELRVIGATTIDEYRKYIEKDPALERRFQTILVNEPNVDDTISILRGLKDKFETYHGVRITDTAIVEAATLSQRYISDRKLPDKAIDLIDEAAAMIRTEIDSMPEELDQLTRKALQLEIEIKALEKETDDASKERLKVIEKELAELNEEKKVLTSKWELEKEDISKIKNIKREIENVKLEMEKAEREYDLTKLSELKYGKLATLEKELQEQQNKVDKDGKENSLLKQEVTADEIADIVSRWTGIPVSKLTETKKEKMLHLEDHIKERVKGQDEAVKAVADTMLRSVAGLKDPNRPMGSFIFLGPTGVGKTYLAKTLAYNLFDSEDNVVRIDMSEYMDKFSVTRLIGAPPGYVGYEEGGQLTEAIRTKPYSVILFDEIEKAHPDVFNVLLQVLDDGRLTDGQGRIVDFKNTLIIMTSNIGSHFILEDPNLSEDTREKVADELKARFKPEFLNRIDEIITFKALDLPAIKEIVKLSLKDLENKLKPKHITLEFSDKMVDYLANNAYDPHYGARPLRRYIQKEIETSLAKKILANEVHEKSNVLIDLDNDHIVFKEI; encoded by the coding sequence ATGATGAATCCAAATCAATTTACAGAAAATACAATTTCTGCAATCAATTTAGCAGTGGATATTAGCAAAGGTAATATGCAACAAAGTATTAGACCAGAAGCTCTTGCTTTAGGATTATTAATGCAAAATAATGGACTTATTCCAAGAGTAATAGAAAAAATGGGATTGAATTTACAATATATCATTTCTGAATTAGAAAAAGAAATGAATAATTATCCAAAAGTTGAGGTGAAAGTTAGCAATGAAAATATTTCACTTGACCAAAAAACAAATGCTATATTAAATCGCGCAGAAATGATTATGAAAGAAATGGAAGATAGCTTTTTAAGTGTTGAACACATTTTTAAAGCTATGATAGAAGAAATGCCAATTTTTAAAAGATTGGGTATCAGTTTAGAAAAATATATGGAGGTATTGATGAATATAAGAGGAAATAGAAAGGTAGATAATCAAAACCCAGAAGCAACTTATGAAGTTTTAGAAAAATATGCAAAAGATTTAGTTGAACTTGCTAGAGAAGGTAAAATAGATCCTATAATTGGTAGAGATTCTGAAATCAGAAGAGCAATACAAATAATTTCAAGAAGAACAAAAAATGACCCTATTTTAATTGGAGAACCTGGGGTTGGTAAGACTGCAATAGTTGAAGGGCTTGCTCAAAGAATATTAAATGGAGATGTTCCTGAAAGTTTAAAGAATAAAAAAATATTTTCACTTGATATGGGTGCCTTAGTTGCAGGTGCAAAATATAAAGGTGAATTTGAAGAAAGAATGAAAGGCGTTTTAAAAGAAGTTGAAGAATCAAATGGAAATATAATTCTTTTCATAGATGAAATTCACACTATAGTTGGTGCTGGTAAAGGAGAAGGTTCTCTTGATGCAGGAAATATGTTAAAACCTATGCTTGCAAGAGGTGAATTAAGAGTTATTGGTGCAACAACAATAGATGAATATAGAAAATATATTGAAAAAGACCCTGCACTTGAAAGAAGATTCCAAACAATATTAGTAAATGAACCTAATGTTGATGATACTATTTCAATTTTAAGAGGTCTTAAAGATAAATTTGAAACTTATCATGGTGTTAGAATTACAGATACTGCAATAGTTGAAGCTGCAACACTTAGCCAAAGATATATAAGTGATAGAAAGCTTCCAGATAAGGCTATTGACCTAATTGATGAAGCTGCTGCAATGATAAGAACAGAAATTGACTCTATGCCAGAAGAACTTGACCAGTTGACAAGAAAGGCTTTACAATTAGAAATTGAAATTAAAGCATTGGAAAAAGAAACTGATGATGCTTCTAAGGAAAGATTAAAAGTTATAGAAAAAGAATTAGCAGAATTAAATGAAGAAAAGAAAGTTTTGACATCTAAATGGGAACTTGAAAAAGAAGATATTTCTAAAATTAAGAATATTAAAAGAGAAATTGAAAATGTTAAACTTGAAATGGAAAAGGCTGAAAGAGAATATGATTTAACAAAATTATCTGAATTAAAATATGGTAAACTTGCAACTCTTGAAAAAGAATTACAAGAACAACAAAATAAGGTTGACAAAGATGGAAAAGAAAATTCTCTATTAAAACAAGAGGTTACTGCTGATGAAATTGCAGATATTGTTTCAAGATGGACAGGTATTCCTGTATCAAAATTAACTGAAACTAAAAAAGAAAAAATGTTACATCTTGAAGACCATATAAAAGAAAGAGTTAAAGGACAAGATGAAGCTGTTAAGGCTGTTGCTGATACTATGCTTAGATCAGTTGCAGGTTTGAAAGACCCTAATAGACCTATGGGTTCATTTATATTCTTAGGACCTACTGGTGTTGGTAAAACATATCTTGCTAAAACTTTAGCATATAACCTATTTGATAGCGAAGACAATGTTGTTAGAATAGATATGAGTGAATATATGGATAAATTCTCAGTTACAAGACTTATAGGTGCACCTCCAGGATATGTTGGTTATGAAGAAGGTGGACAACTTACAGAAGCTATAAGAACTAAACCTTATTCAGTAATATTGTTTGATGAAATTGAAAAGGCTCATCCTGATGTGTTTAATGTACTATTACAAGTTTTAGATGATGGTAGACTTACAGATGGACAAGGAAGAATAGTGGATTTCAAAAATACTTTAATCATAATGACATCTAATATAGGTAGCCATTTTATACTTGAAGACCCTAATCTTTCTGAAGATACAAGAGAAAAAGTAGCAGATGAATTAAAAGCTAGATTTAAACCAGAATTTTTAAACAGAATTGATGAAATAATTACTTTCAAAGCTTTAGATTTACCAGCTATTAAAGAAATTGTAAAACTAAGTCTAAAAGATTTAGAAAACAAATTAAAACCTAAACATATTACACTTGAATTTTCTGATAAGATGGTTGATTATTTAGCTAATAATGCTTATGACCCTCACTATGGTGCAAGACCTTTAAGAAGATATATACAAAAAGAAATTGAAACAAGTCTTGCTAAGAAAATTCTTGCAAATGAAGTTCATGAAAAATCTAATGTATTAATAGATTTAGATAATGACCATATTGTTTTTAAAGAAATATAA
- a CDS encoding McrC family protein, whose product MDRIIQVKEFQNIVSKKGYKDYKYLPEKDFKELISFIEEFVGSEEETDVMDFMRVYKTKDRNLGTVVKVNNYVGLIQLKSGYKIEILPKIDFTDDKENNKTKAIFLKMLRSLKDFSGKNFKNADLKISKMNLYEIFINMYLNDVRILVKNGLKSAYVTQEDNIKFYKGKLQVSQHIKMNLAHKEKFYMAYDEFLVDRAENRLVKATLLKLQKLTSSSQNSKEIRQLLIAFELVEASTNYEKDFSKISIDRNTKDYANLMRWSKVFLFNKSFTSFSGKVSSRAILFPMEKIFESYVAQQVRKKFLPDNWEVSIQDKGYHLFNEKNNDNLKLIFSLRPDIVLRKENKIVILDTKWKRLIPESRKNYGISSVDMYQMYAYAKKYEENGIIPEIYVIYPKTKDMIETKYFESNDGVKVNIFFIDLANIEESFNELKNMIK is encoded by the coding sequence ATGGATAGAATTATTCAGGTAAAAGAATTTCAAAATATTGTTTCCAAGAAAGGTTATAAAGATTATAAGTATCTACCAGAAAAGGATTTTAAAGAATTAATTAGTTTTATAGAAGAATTCGTTGGTTCAGAGGAAGAAACAGATGTAATGGACTTTATGAGAGTATATAAAACTAAAGATAGAAATTTAGGAACAGTAGTAAAAGTTAATAATTATGTAGGTTTAATTCAACTTAAAAGTGGATATAAAATAGAGATACTACCAAAGATAGATTTTACTGATGATAAAGAAAATAACAAAACAAAAGCAATTTTTCTAAAGATGTTAAGAAGTTTGAAAGATTTTTCAGGTAAAAACTTTAAAAATGCAGATTTAAAAATTAGTAAAATGAATCTGTATGAAATCTTTATTAATATGTATTTAAATGATGTTAGAATCCTTGTAAAAAATGGTTTAAAATCAGCCTATGTAACACAAGAAGATAATATAAAATTCTATAAAGGAAAGTTACAAGTAAGCCAACATATAAAAATGAATTTAGCACATAAGGAAAAATTCTATATGGCTTATGATGAATTTTTAGTTGATAGAGCTGAAAATAGATTGGTAAAAGCTACATTATTAAAACTACAAAAATTAACAAGCAGCTCTCAAAATTCTAAAGAAATAAGACAACTTCTTATAGCTTTTGAATTGGTGGAAGCATCAACGAATTATGAAAAAGATTTCTCTAAAATTTCTATAGATAGAAACACAAAAGACTATGCAAATTTAATGAGATGGTCTAAAGTTTTTCTATTTAATAAAAGTTTTACAAGTTTTTCAGGTAAAGTTTCATCAAGAGCTATACTTTTTCCAATGGAAAAAATTTTTGAAAGCTATGTAGCCCAACAAGTTAGGAAAAAATTTTTACCAGATAATTGGGAAGTGTCAATTCAAGACAAGGGATATCATTTATTTAATGAAAAAAATAATGACAATTTAAAACTTATATTTAGTTTAAGACCAGATATAGTATTAAGGAAAGAGAATAAAATTGTTATCTTAGACACTAAATGGAAAAGACTCATACCTGAGAGTAGGAAGAATTATGGAATTTCTTCAGTGGATATGTATCAAATGTATGCCTATGCAAAAAAATATGAAGAAAATGGGATTATCCCAGAAATATATGTGATTTATCCTAAAACTAAAGATATGATAGAAACTAAATATTTTGAAAGTAATGATGGAGTTAAAGTAAATATATTTTTTATTGATTTAGCTAATATTGAAGAAAGTTTTAATGAACTTAAAAATATGATTAAATAA
- a CDS encoding AAA family ATPase: MNNKKVEALLLSWDSKNPDWNYKEAYLKVKNGEKSETYWRTIKKNGVEKKTEVFLIKLVEEPKGIIAHGHVIKEPYLENGRYYVNVEFDKILDYENEKFLKQEDLGLKFSKQDWSPQASGIEIKETILPELREMWNKLINGEENSKTSDGGDEEIMKKEFDKNVIFYGPPGTGKTYTTAKRAVEICKTESEKELTDYSEIMERYNELKKKNRIEFITFHQSYGYEEFIEGIKPVISNEDDESEDESENNKESKTNIKIENDVKYDIVDGIFKKFCDNARKAIIETHDNKENKEPYVFIIDEINRGNISKIFGELITLIETTKRAGKEECISTKLPYSNEEFTVPDNVYIIGTMNTADRSIALMDTALRRRFKFEEMLPNYDLLKDIFVEDKGVKVNIGAMLKVINERIEYLYDREHTIGHAVFLEKGKDNRIDIDINKLENIFKKSIIPLLQEYFYEDYEKIRIVLGDNAKDEDEQFILAVSIPEDVFEGNIGDIDIPEKKYIINYDNFKNIMAYKNISQKKDLSKKISDE, translated from the coding sequence ATGAATAATAAGAAAGTAGAAGCTTTATTATTATCATGGGATTCAAAAAATCCAGATTGGAATTACAAGGAAGCATATTTAAAAGTAAAAAATGGAGAAAAATCTGAGACATATTGGAGAACTATTAAAAAAAATGGAGTTGAGAAAAAGACAGAAGTTTTTCTTATAAAATTAGTAGAAGAACCAAAAGGTATCATTGCACATGGTCATGTAATAAAAGAACCATACTTAGAAAATGGAAGATACTATGTAAATGTAGAATTTGATAAGATATTAGATTATGAGAATGAAAAATTTCTTAAACAAGAAGATTTAGGACTTAAATTTTCTAAACAAGATTGGAGTCCACAAGCTTCTGGAATAGAAATAAAAGAAACAATATTGCCAGAATTAAGAGAAATGTGGAATAAGCTAATAAATGGAGAAGAAAATAGTAAAACTTCAGATGGGGGAGATGAAGAAATTATGAAAAAAGAATTTGATAAAAATGTAATTTTTTATGGACCTCCTGGAACAGGAAAGACATATACAACAGCAAAAAGAGCAGTTGAAATTTGTAAAACTGAATCTGAGAAAGAATTGACAGATTATTCTGAAATAATGGAAAGATATAATGAACTAAAGAAAAAAAATAGAATTGAATTCATTACTTTTCATCAATCTTATGGCTATGAAGAATTCATTGAAGGAATAAAACCTGTTATTTCAAATGAAGATGATGAATCAGAGGATGAAAGCGAAAATAATAAAGAATCAAAAACTAATATAAAAATAGAAAATGATGTAAAATATGATATTGTAGATGGTATTTTCAAAAAATTTTGTGATAATGCAAGAAAAGCAATTATAGAAACTCATGATAATAAAGAAAATAAAGAACCTTATGTTTTCATTATTGATGAAATCAACAGAGGGAATATCTCAAAAATATTTGGAGAGCTAATAACATTAATAGAAACTACTAAAAGAGCTGGAAAAGAAGAATGTATTTCTACAAAATTGCCATATTCAAATGAAGAGTTCACAGTTCCTGACAATGTCTATATAATAGGAACTATGAATACAGCTGATAGATCTATTGCCTTAATGGATACAGCCTTAAGAAGAAGATTTAAGTTTGAAGAAATGCTACCTAATTATGATTTACTAAAAGATATTTTTGTTGAAGATAAAGGGGTAAAAGTAAATATTGGTGCTATGCTAAAAGTTATCAATGAAAGAATAGAATATCTTTATGATAGAGAACATACAATAGGGCATGCAGTATTCTTAGAAAAAGGGAAAGATAACAGAATAGATATAGACATAAATAAGTTAGAAAATATATTTAAAAAGAGTATTATCCCTTTGTTACAAGAATATTTCTATGAAGATTATGAAAAAATTAGAATTGTTCTAGGAGATAATGCAAAAGATGAAGATGAGCAGTTTATTTTAGCAGTCTCTATACCTGAAGATGTTTTTGAAGGTAATATAGGCGATATAGATATTCCAGAGAAAAAATATATTATAAATTATGATAACTTCAAAAATATCATGGCTTATAAAAATATTTCACAAAAAAAAGATTTAAGCAAAAAAATAAGTGATGAGTAA